A genomic region of Manihot esculenta cultivar AM560-2 chromosome 15, M.esculenta_v8, whole genome shotgun sequence contains the following coding sequences:
- the LOC110602254 gene encoding RING-H2 finger protein ATL2 produces the protein MDSDPRNPNNGSFTNAKGYALSGRIMLSAIVILFFVVILMVCLHLYARWYLLQARRRQIRRAARNRRTNLVFYVDPSNPTANHVIQPTRGLDSSLLKSLPVFVYSSKTHPDAIECAVCLSEFDENEKGRTLPKCNHSFHIECIDMWFHSHSTCPLCRSPVEPVPERPAQKDSSSEITEIGSSSDLCATRQQEGDNVVASTSAFMGRRKPAELVGVTIDVPRRNGNFEDESGTESTAYRSPMSRMLSFRRILSRERRENMSPCAGNPTSCGGSVSESDLERGRDEIQQTREKIGSNSTV, from the coding sequence ATGGATTCGGATCCACGAAATCCCAACAATGGATCCTTCACCAATGCCAAAGGCTATGCTTTAAGCGGCAGGATTATGCTAAGCGCGATTGTCATCCTTTTCTTTGTCGTCATTTTGATGGTTTGCCTCCACCTCTACGCCCGCTGGTACCTTTTGCAAGCTCGCCGCCGACAAATTCGCCGCGCCGCCCGAAATCGACGTACTAACCTCGTCTTTTATGTTGACCCCTCCAATCCCACCGCCAATCACGTCATCCAACCTACTCGCGGCCTGGATAGCAGTCTCCTAAAATCGCTGCCCGTATTCGTTTATTCTTCCAAGACCCACCCGGATGCGATAGAGTGTGCCGTTTGCCTATCCGAATTCGATGAGAACGAAAAGGGTCGGACCCTACCCAAATGCAACCACAGTTTCCACATCGAGTGCATTGACATGTGGTTCCATTCTCACTCCACTTGCCCTCTTTGTCGCTCCCCCGTTGAACCCGTACCTGAAAGACCTGCCCAGAAGGATTCATCCTCGGAGATTACTGAAATCGGTTCAAGCTCCGACTTGTGCGCTACTCGTCAGCAGGAGGGAGACAACGTGGTCGCATCTACTTCTGCCTTTATGGGTCGAAGAAAACCAGCGGAGCTGGTGGGCGTGACAATAGACGTACCCAGAAGAAATGGGAATTTCGAGGACGAGTCAGGCACCGAGTCAACGGCTTATAGATCGCCAATGAGTCGTATGTTGTCTTTTAGGAGGATTCTGAGTCGAGAGAGAAGAGAAAATATGTCTCCTTGTGCAGGGAACCCAACGAGTTGTGGTGGGTCGGTGAGCGAGTCAGACCTGGAGAGAGGCAGAGATGAGATTCAGCAAACTCGGGAAAAAATAGGTAGTAACTCGACGGTGTGA
- the LOC110601130 gene encoding uncharacterized protein LOC110601130, with product MANKTPIFPMPEPHHYSDYGFDPQIDYFQFLEEARRHKRDTARPVDSLHFKLQKPISKDESNRKIHKNKKKRWWRKAFLFFKRRWNNDLADEQIHKVRARAFRGSISGPVYITESRSGSSTPYRTTSRPSSGPLAGTLTAASKGDLDIPYLSLRDLNMEHQQQRISTSAMPIYLVT from the exons ATGGCTAATAAGACTCCCATATTCCCTATGCCAGAGCCTCATCACTACAGCGACTATGGCTTTGACCCCCAAATCGACTACTTTCAG TTCTTGGAGGAAGCAAGAAGGCACAAGCGTGACACTGCGAGGCCCGTAGATTCATTGCATTTCAAGCTCCAAAAACCCATTTCCAAAGATGAATCTAACAGAAAGATCCACAAGAACAAGAAGAAGCGTTGGTGGAGAAAAGCCTTCTTATTTTTCAAACGGAGGTGGAATAATGATCTTGCCGATGAACAAATACATAAAGTCAGGGCTCGAGCATTCAGGGGATCAATATCGGGTCCTGTGTACATAACTGAAAGCAGAAGTGGGTCAAGCACTCCGTACAGGACTACTAGCCGCCCATCGTCGGGCCCGCTCGCCGGAACCCTGACTGCGGCTAGTAAGGGTGATTTAGATATACCTTATTTGAGTCTGAGAGATCTAAACATGGAGCATCAACAGCAGAGGATTTCCACTTCTGCCATGCCAATATATTTGGTCACTTAA
- the LOC122721939 gene encoding uncharacterized protein LOC122721939: MSEELRELQVGEEVESHVPTEATGHALPQAPPGARRPEQEALLQQLTEIFRKVAGVAQPAIVPPPAPAPAPARPPIDKLRKYGATEFKGRKEDDASTAEYWLQSTDRVLQQLQCSPEDSLLCAVSLLKEEAYQWWDTVAQTVQPMQRTWEFFLNEFRKRYVGDIYMEERKREFIYLRQGRMTVAEYEREFIRLSRYAREMIPTEEAKCKRFEQGLNTEIRMLLVALQLRDFSALVNAALNVEKVREEDQSRRQRSQQKRTHSQSQSQGQMIASQGSSKRQKSFQPARSSQSQWQGQKSAQSLASGSVQQTASVASSGGSGRSLPPECNHCRRRHTGTCRLLTGACFICGSMDHIMRDCPKKQTASTPATKRTAPVTQKTRSKGRSEPTGTSSQRVSETVDRPESRAPARAYAIKAREDQDSPDVIMGTFSIFGQSVHALIDPGSTHSYICMPITNKEELQADILDQDIVVTNPLGHSVVVSKVFKDCPILIHGHIFHGDLIELPFREFDVILGMDWLFRHQVIVDCRKKRITLKTPEGEEVVVVGERSDFLSNVISATAARRMIRKGCEAYLACVLEAKKEKPMVQDIPTVCDFSDVFPDELPGLPPEREVEFAIEVVPGTTPISIAPYRMAPTELKELKVQLQELLDKGFIRPSISPWGAPVLFVKKKDGSLRLCVDYRQLNKVTVKNKYPLPHIDDLFDQLKGAGVFSKIDLRSGYY; this comes from the exons ATGTCTGAAGAATTGAGAGAACTTCAAGTTGGAGAAGAAGTAGAAAGTCATGTACCGACTGAGGCTACCGGCCATGCACTGCCACAGGCTCCTCCTGGTGCTAGAAGGCCAGAGCAGGAGGCCTTATTACAGCAATTGACAGAGATTTTCAGGAAAGTGGCCGGAGTAGCTCAGCCAGCTATAGTTCCTCCACCGGCTCCTGCACCAGCACCAGCTAGGCCGCCTATCGATAAATTGAGAAAATATGGTGCCACAGAATTCAAAGGACGAAAGGAAGATGATGCATCCACAGCAGAATATTGGTTGCAAAGTACAGACAGGGTGCTTCAGCAGCTACAGTGTTCCCCAGAAGATAGTCTACTATGTGCAGTGTCACTACTGAAAGAAGAAGCCTACCAATGGTGGGATACTGTGGCACAGACAGTGCAACCAATGCAGAGGACATGGGAATTTTTCTTGAATGAGTTCAGGAAAAGATACGTAGGAGACATATATATGGAGGAGAGAAAAAGGGAGTTTATCTATTTGAGGCAGGGACGTATGACAGTAGCTGAGTATGAAAGGGAGTTTATTCGATTGAGCAGATATGCCAGGGAGATGATTCCTACAGAGGAGGCAAAATGTAAAAGATTTGAGCAAGGGTTAAACACTGAGATCAGGATGCTTCTAGTTGCTCTTCAGCTCAGAGATTTTTCAGCACTGGTGAATGCAGCTTTAAAtgtagagaaagtgagggaagaAGACCAGAGTAGAAGACAGAGGAGTCAGCAAAAAAGGACTCACAGTCAGAGTCAGAGTCAAGGGCAAATGATAGCTTCACAGGGCTCTAGTAAGAGACAGAAAAGTTTTCAACCCGCTAGATCAAGCCAGTCTCAATGGCAAGGCCAAAAATCAGCTCAGAGTTTAGCAAGTGGGTCTGTTCAACAGACTGCTTCTGTGGCCAGTTCAGGAGGCTCAGGAAGAAGTCTTCCACCAGAGTGCAACCATTGCAGAAGGAGACATACTGGTACTTGCAGACTGCTGACGGGAGCCTGTTTCATATGTGGGTCTATGGATCACATTATGAGGGATTGTCCTAAGAAGCAGACAGCCTCAACTCCAGCAACTAAAAGAACTGCACCAGTAACTCAGAAGACAAGAAGCAAAG GTAGAAGTGAGCCGACAGGTACCTCTAGTCAAAGAGTGTCAGAGACTGTGGATAGACCGGAATCTAGAGCACCTGCCAGAGCCTATGCTATCAAAGCCAGAGAGGATCAGGATTCCCCAGATGTTATCATGGGTACATTTTCTATCTTTGGCCAGTCTGTTCATGCTTTAATAgatcctggttccacacattcTTATATTTGCATGCCTATCACAAATAAAGAAGAACTACAAGCAGACATACTAGACCAGGATATAGTGGTAACTAATCCTCTTGGCCACAGTGTGGTTGTCAGTAAAGTATTTAAAGATTGTCCCATCTTGATTCACGGTCACATTTTTCATGGAGATTTGATTGAATTACCTTTTCGGGAGTTTGATGTGATCCTAGGAATGGATTGGTTGTTTAGACACCAAGTTATAGTTGATTGTAGAAAGAAGAGAATCACGCTAAAGACACCAGAAGGTGAAGAAGTAGTAGTTGTGGGCGAGAGATCAGATTTTCTCTCCAATGTTATTTCTGCTACTGCAGCCAGAAGAATGATAAGAAAGGGTTGTGAGGCCTACTTAGCCTGTGTTTTGGAGGCTAAGAAGGAGAAACCTATGGTGCAAGATATACCTACTGTTTGCGACTTCTctgacgtcttcccagacgaattACCAGGATTACCTCCAGAAAGAGAAGTAGAATTTGCCATAGAAGTTGTACCAGGCACTACACCCATATCAATTGCTCCGTATAGGATGGCTCCCAcagaattaaaagaattaaaagtgCAGCTACAAGAATTACTCGATAAGGGTTTCATACGCCCCAGTATCTCTCCCTGGGGTGCACCAGTGCTATTTGTTAAAAAGAAGGATGGTTCACTGAGATTGTGCGTGGACTACAGACAACTCAACAAGGTGACTGTcaagaataaatatccactaCCCCAtatagatgatttgtttgatcagCTAAAGGGAGCGGGtgtcttttctaaaattgaCCTAAGATCAGGTTATTATTAG